In Lycium ferocissimum isolate CSIRO_LF1 chromosome 7, AGI_CSIRO_Lferr_CH_V1, whole genome shotgun sequence, the sequence TATCTGGTTTGATTCTAATGCCTTGCCATCTTGTGATGTGCTAATGTTTAAAATTGTTTGTTGCTGGCTGCAATTCATAGCTGGTGTATGATGCTGTTCTTTTTCTGTGGTCCAGGTCTCTGTATGTCCTTGCTTAATTTTTTAGCATACGACTAACAAAGACTTtacaaaattatatttctttttctcattgGGTGAATATTAGTGTTTTTTGCGCAAGAAGAATGTTGGTAGTGTTTCGGAGGTTCTCAACTTCAATTTAGCTGATCACTCTAAGTTTGTGTAGactaaatgtttttttttccttgtatgGATTTCTTTAGCCTCAATTTAGATGAGGGTTGGGAGGATAGCTCATTGAAACTATTTTAATAGTTCTCAAACAACAAAAATTGCTGTTGGTTTAAGAACATTAAGGGATCGGTGTTTGATACATTTAGAATTTAGAGAGACAGATGTTAGATGCTTGGGTGTTGAATAGCTACCTAGAATGCTCTCAATAGAGAGGAAAAAGGGGATTATTAAGACTGGTTCATATTTATCAAACGAGAAATACACGATGTTTAAAGAAACTGGCATGACTCGGAGCCAAAGTTCTTGCTCAAGATTCTGttcaacatatataaatatattagtATTGATTACATGATTCAGGAAATGTTGTTGAGAATCCATCTGCTGAGTGCATTAGAGTCACCTCCTTAGCTTGAAACTCTGTGAAATATGCATCTCCCTGGTAGCCATTAAGCCGTCATAGACTGAAATGACTGTAACATCTCAAAACATAGAGGTAGCTAACACCCAAAGAAGGACGCAACTGAAAATCAGCTACTTGTTCTTGCAATCTGCTTTTGCTGGAGTCTTTGTTGGGTTTGGAGATTTGCTTGTCATTTACCTACTTTTTGCTGTTGTTTTCTCCTGTTTGATGTCCTTACTTGAAATTCTATGTTTTCTAGTAACCAAGGATTGAAATGATAATGCCAAATCACTCTTGTAAAGCTGATCATTGCTTAGATCTTTAAGTACAAATACAAATCATCTTACGGTTCTTGTATCCGAACTCTTTAGCTTCCAACTTGAAGCAGTACCTTCATTTGCACATTTGAGTTCCGTATGATTCTCGTCCATGGAAACTACTGGCAAATGTTGTATACCTGCGGATTTGGGTCATACAAGGTTGGAAATGGTCACATCCAGATTTCTAATAACAACGCTTTCCTAATAAATTAAATACATTCTAAGAAGACAATTCGGGAGCCATATTGATCTGACTCTGCCAATGTACAAAGTGGCCTTCTCCACGATATACTCAGCTAGCTTGCTCTGTCACCCCTCTTACCTACCTATGCTTCTATTCCCTTTATTAGCTGATCAACAAGTTAAAAGTCGTGGGTTGCGCACAAAACACAATGATAAATTGTCACCTGAGATATGTGGACAGGTCGTATGTGTGACTATGATGATTGAAGGAGGTGGCGACTAGAAACGAGATCGACTTAAATCATAGGGAGAAGTCATCTAActgttcaaaaaataaaaatagggagAAGTCATCTTAAAGAACTTTTAATCTCTTAGAATTCATTATTCATTATGGATTTAGCTAAGAATTTAACACAATGAAGTATATGAAACTGTATAGGCAATAACTACCCGTTACGATCAAGGCACAGTTGTTGTACTTACTTATGTCTGATGCTTGCAAGAGTCTCCTTACTCTGGTTTAGAACTTGCATATCCGCGTCGGAAAAAAAGGTGCAATTAAAAAGATATTTAGTTCTTGAAGAATCCTTAAATATAGATAATCTAAAATCGCAATGAGATATGCTTAAATAGAGCGGAATGGGTATGGAAGATTCATATAGCCGTCGGATTGAGGCCTAGTTGATCGATTGTTGAATGATTGATTAACTTGTTGGGCCATGTCTTTGGTAGCATAGATTTCATCCAAGTGGTAGTTGACGCCGTAACCTGCGTGTACAGTGCGGAGAGCTACGATTGGCCCCTCCGACAGACTTACTCGTGGCTTTCAGCAGTCCAACTACCTGATTGATATAAAGTATATTTAATTAACCAGAAGGAATTATatgctttttattttatattccaACCAATTAATAGACAATTATCATGCAACTGATTTAACCAGGTAAAATAATTCAAACTAAATAGGCCCTTAAACTTAAATATCGTTAAGTCAAAATTTTCTAAAAGACAATGTGTTTGTCATTTGTCTTATATCTTAAGTTCTTATGCTCAAATTTATCAAGTTTGTTGTGGCCCACTACAATTTATGTTGCTGAGCTAAAATAATTCGGTCAACTCAATCTATGTTAAATATGTAGGTTTTCAAATGAAGAAGTGTCTGGACAAAATCAAGTCAAGGCATCTGTGCAGCGTAGAATTCGTCAAAGCATTGCGGAAGAGGTCTTGACTATGCTATGACTCActtactttattttttctaaacTCCCTAACAAATCCCACATCTATAAAAGACGGGAGAGATGATGGGTATATAAGAAGCAAGGCCTTAGATTCTAGTGACATGTTTCAAAGCCGTGCGGACCtaggcccaaagcggacaatatcactagTGGGATGGGTTGTTAcatatggtatcagagcaactCCGCGTGCAACCTTCAATGATGGTGGGCAAACCTTAGGGGACATTGAGTCCCTAAGAGAGGGAAGAGGGGAGGGGGGTGTATGTAACTCCCTAGGCAATCCCACATCGGCAAAACATGGGAGAGATGCTGGATATATATGGAAGCAAGCCTTAGATCCTAGTGACGCATTTTAGTGCCATGCAGGCGtaggcccaaagcggacaatagcACTAGTGGGCTGGGCTGTTACACATACTTTATTCCAACTAAAGGATTTCCGTGAAATCATTGTGCATGGTTATAATGTGTTAATAATGCTAACATTACTTCCTTTTTGCAGTATCCGTTACTAGAGCCAGTGTTGGAAGATTTGCTTCCAAAGAAGTCTCCGCTCATTGTTGCAAAATggttgatttcatttttcttaatgCAGCCAGCTTCTTTTATCTGctttttttcttccattgaCAATATATTTCTAtcattcatcttttcttttgcaGTCAAAATCATCTGAATCTAGTTGTGGTAAACAATGTACCCCTGTTTTTCAACATACGTGATGGACCTTATATGCCTACTTTACGTCTTCTACATCAATGTAAGTTATCcgttatttttgttcttttcttcctcctttattttcttttccattaaaTCAGTGGTCATCCTTGCTTTAATGGTcatccttcctttcttttgctAATCTTTCTGATGGTTGTGGCATGTCTTTTTCAACTCTTTAATGCTTTACTGATAAATCTTATGCTGGTTATTAGTGTTGGGTTTCCTTGGTTACTGGCCTTTGACAATCCAGATCTGATATAATTAGAACTTTCGGCCTGGTAAAGTTATTTGTTTTACCAGTGAAATCACTTCAAAAAATTGGACTGGTTGAGTGTGGTCAGTATTAGGACATTTTTTGTCATCAGCATGTATTTCCCTCAATATGCAGCCAAGTTGGCCCTTGTGGGCTGTGAAGGGAAAAAGAGagcttcataagaaatttgaagaatgtaaagAAAGAATAGTTGACTTCTCATCTGTGGAGTTTTTTGAGATTCTATTTGAACATGTATCAAGCACGACAAGATATGGAATAGCTATGACCAATGCAACAAATAATTCAAGCCAGCTGAATGCTGCTGATTAGCATATTAAGATATATAACCAAGCAACAGTTGAAAGGATATGTGATTCACATCAGTTATCTGATTAGAATGCTCTTGATATCTAATGTCTTaatgcctcatttttcttttcccttggTATGCATAACTGGTACTATTCAGAAGATATACTTTCTTGATTCAATAAGACTAGCAGTCACAGTCAAGGATCAAGCATTTGTGTACTTCCGATAGGCCTATAGGGAATATTTAAATTATTGAAGTTAGAGAATCCCTTtttgaaggggagccttggcgtaactggtaaagttgttgccatgtgaccaggaggtcacgggttcgagccgtggaaagCTTGCCTCTTacgaaatgcaaggtaaggctgcgtacaatagacccttgtggtccggcccttcccggACCCCGTGCATAGCGGGAGCtcagtgcaccgggctgcccttttttttttttttttttttttttttgtgaagttAGAGATTTCGTTCACAATCTCGTTTGAAATTGAATCTAGGAAATTAAATTACCATGTTGAGGTCATTGATTTCTTTAGAAGGGGAAGGACAAAATATTAAGTAATTTGTTATGCTTGGGATTGGAGATGATGTGGGTGCTCTGAAACTCAAGGGTGCATCTTTCATTCAGTTAATTGGGTCTTGCTCCTTGTAAGTATAGGCATGAAAGACACACAAAATATTAAGTAATTTTTGACAAGTCTGGCTCTTGAAgacatgttgttgttgttggctctTGAAGACGAAAAAATATTATGCAGTTGTGAGATGGAGCGAGTAGGTTTCTGATTTGACTCATcgtcatatatgtatatgatttgttACTTttcaatatatacatataccatttatgaactttatttatttaatctgTTGATAATTTTATTCACTCAGTGATATCAATGCTCTGTATGACCTTTCCTCTTTCCCACTATACAGATCCCAATATAATGAAAAAACTACAAGTTGACAGGGGGGCAATTAAATTTGTCCTCTCTGGAGCCAACATAATGTGTCCGGGGCTTACTTCTCCTGGGGGTGCCTTGGATGAGGAAGTGGGAGCAGAAACTCCTGTGGTATGGATAAGAGCAACTTTATGCTATAATATTATTAGTTGTCGTTGCTGCAGTTTCTTTTGGAGTTTTAATGTGCAGCCTTTTGTTTTTAGGCTATTATGGCTGAAGGGAAGCAACATGCTCTAGCTATTGGGTTTACAAAGATGTCGGCAAAAGATATGTGAGTTGCCATCTCAATATTTACTCGGCTTCTGTTTCTTTTGTATGCCAAAGCATGCTTCTCCGTGTGATAGCACTGAGATGTTTTACCATTTTTAGTTTAAATATGTTCCGTCCTTTGCTTGTTTAGTTTGCTTATTGCCCCTAAATGTGTATTCGTCATAACAATTTATTGCCTCACTTGTCGTGAGCAACATATATCTTATATAAGTTTCTATGAAAATCCTTACCCATAAGAAAAAATGGTTTCAGAAAAGCCTCCAAGTACCTATGTTGGTCTCTTTGAACTTAACATGTTGCCTCTTTGTGTTAAGGTAATCGGCAGATAACACCTTCTAGCTTTAAAAATCCATATAATTCTCTGCTGGATCTTAAATGATTTTGGCAGCTTCAGTATAGTGAGTTGTTGAGAAATGATAGATATACCACTTTTTGTTGTCATTGAATTAATTTTCAGTAGGGAATCTGAGGTATTTAGTAATCAAATTTTTCGATATTCTAAATATTCGTGTTGGACACTAATATAGTGTATTCTCTCTGTATGTTTCTGTACATGTGCATATATTATATGAGGTGCGAGACACAGATAGTATGAAAGAAGGGATGCTGTTGATAGCATTCCATCTGCTTCAAGTGGTGGATGTTCTGGTTCGTTCTGGGAAGGGAAGATGACTGTCGTGTTGTCCAAGACTGAAAttttggggggagggggagaTGACTATAGAAAAAGATATATTTTGAGGTTTCTTTGGATATGATTAGTTGTATATCAGCTTAGAGTTGGTGGAAGGATCCATGCTATAACATACATCCCGATTAACAATTGTTATTTGGTGATCAAGGTAATGGTTACAGTTGAATAGTTGGTTTCCATAACTAGAAGGGAGATGTTACGTTTCTCCATACCTAGAGAGCTGATGCAGAAAACTAAATGTCGAGAGGGGTCTTTTAAACCTTTTCTGAACATTAATGGCTAGTTGGTTTCCATAACTAAAAGGGAGATGTTATGTTTCTCCATACCTAGAGAGCTGATGCAGAAAACTAAACGTCGAGAGGAGTCTTTTAAACCTTTTCTGAACATTAATGGcctttgatttttcaaaaatgaataaataaaataagatgaTGAATTGCCTTTGGAGCTGCAATCATCATTCTATCTCTTACGAACTGTCATTTATGTTTGATATATTTACATTGGACCACCTATTGGATTGTCCATCTCTTGTGAGACACACGCTTCTTGTCAGAAGTATGAGATTACATATTCAAACTTTTTCGCACTGATGATCTTGGTTGCTTTACTTCTATGTTTTTCTCAGATTTGGAAAAGCAGTTTGTGAAGATATACTTCACGGGGACTAATAGACTTTCTTGATTATATTACACAATCTATCTCCATCTCTCTGTATGAGTGAAAAGGAGACACTTTATGTATGTTAGGAGTaacaaatgattttttaaagCTTTGGCATTGTTGATCTTTCTTACTTTTATATGAGCCATTTTTCAAGTTCTgttatttttatgtttctcaTGTCCGAGGTGGTGTATACTTCTGTTGTTTCAACACCTGAAAATTCATGTATTACTTTTGCAGAAAGGCAATCAATAAGGGAATTGGTGTGGATAACATGCATTATCTTAATGATGGCCTCTGGAAGGTACTCTGTTGTCACGATCCTATACGAGCAGTGAATTGTTCCCTTTTGATTTATAACTACAGCATTTTGTTTGCTGATTGAACATGATTATGCTCTTATAACCTAAGCAGTTGTAAGAAATATGAAAGCTATTTCATTCTCTGCTTCTTGTTGACAGATGCAGCGACTGGATTGAGCTCGAATATAAATCAAGGCCCATCTTTTACTAGATGGCAATGTTTACCTGCTGCAAATAGCCAGACTTGCTCATCGTTATGCAGCTTTTATTTCGTTTCTCTAGATGTTAGTGATCAAGCTGaacaaaattttcttaaatttagtGATGGCGAGGCAAATTTTCCAGGGgatttatataatttatgatCAGTGTTTTGGAACTGTACTCCTATTACCTCTGCCCGCAATTTGCGGTACAccaacttcaaccacattcaGAATCAGTCGTCACTTCACAACCATTACTATCAACCACTACCAAAGTTGCCACTACAGCTAGTATTTAAGTGTGTTTCATCATACAGAGTTTTTACAAGACCTTGTAAAAGTACGATTTTCTCTGCTATTTTGTTTTGAGTTTtatctttattaatttttaacGAATAGAAATTATACAGATTCAATTGCTTAGAAAATAAATGGATTTAATTATGTAATCAGATATCTATTAAACTACagacaactttttatttttatttttatagaaaGAAGCAAAATGAGGCCTAAGGTGTGTGCATTGTTATAtggaagatgaaaaaaatataaggttGTGATGCAGACGAGATACCAGTGGGGATCTTGTAATACTGAAGATAATATGACGGTTTATTTTATACGgaaatatctattttttttttaaccaataaAATCGACTATATACTGTCAAATATTCAGTGATCCACAGCCATTCATATATCTATAAAACTATCAATAGCAATATcctaagagaaaatacaacacAAATTGCACAAAAGGGCCATAGCAATCTAATTAACGACAGAGCAGATCATTCTAAGCTCTCTCTCCTCTAATCCTTCTGGCAAGCTGAATATGATATGAGATATGTATGGTGCATTTAAGAATGGATCCTACTTAGAACTCCAGTTCATGACAAGGATCAAGCTTTTCAATCGAATATATCAAGTAAagcttttcaatttttgaaactaattaatcgaattaaataGTGTAAAGGGACATACATTTTTGGGAAGTGGGCAGTAGTGGAGTTAGGATTTTAATTAGAGGGATTCCTGGTATAAAGAATTAGACACAAAGATAAGCTAAGCGGActtaatatatagtatatatataatttgatttATCTAtataatatcatttttttgccTAAGGCAGGGAGGaaggggttggggggggggggattttaTTGACTCCTCCTAGACAAGAATAACTTCATCTCTAATCATAAGGtttttataaacttagaaacgAGACAGGttggaaaatttataaaatcacTATATAACCTTGAAAAGGGACAAGTtgaaacatttataaaattaatcttCTATTATGAAATAAGTATTCACTTAAAAAACTTCAATATATGAATAGGGAATTTAggaaaataaaatcattatgCTTAATTCACTTTCAAAAAATGACAAACatgataaacaaataaataagaataatcATGGTACTCgatacaaaataataattaaaaaaaaacatattattTGACGATCTATTTacattattactattactactatatataagggcaaacttagggacttttgtagtctTCACaagaatttccaaaaaaaatttaaattttaaactttttaattaattacttttaggtcctaatcttatttatttaagtcaaatttttttgtttttgtttttgtttttaaggtctacttttcaaaagctatcgaacctcctacctcatttttcatgttctttgattttctgtttggtgctcgatatccgcatttgagcccaattaatccagataattcgcacTGTATCGCGCCCATTCGGGGGAAGCGctccctccaaagattttttccatatccatgttcaaactcctaatccctaattaagggAGGAGCAGCTCCATCCgctgcacaagttaaattatgtatttatcttaaaagttcattaactatgtatagattatttatttagaactaaataacttcagaaaattaggatacataacttataaatgtcaaattctggctccgcatttgatttgaagtaaataatttcatcaaaatgaaagttaaaatattaaaggagtaaaatgaaagttttgttttcatatattgaaaatatacttatatgaaatttaattattactaacgtaattacccacttgtgggactacaatgggtatagggttgttgttgttgtacacttgtactaacacaaattatatttatttaattaaaatatctacttttatattgGTAGGGCCAAAATTGCTTAAAGACAGTCCCTCACATAACTAGTTATCCTAACAAGTCCACATCCTTTTAATTCAATTTACTTCCCAACCCAATTTATCCTATTTTTATCCTTGGGATTGGTTCTTATTTGTGTATTGTTATTCTATATTTTATCTAGGTCGATGATAAGttggaaaagtgaaaaaatataaagatgAAATATTGTAACATTGAAAGAAGCATTCTCGCCAAAGTAGAGTCGTGAAGCTTTGAATTTCTCTACATATTGATGTTTAAATGCTAAatgataataaaaaattatattataagtaATTCAAATGTTCAATTCTTTAGATTTTTGTTTCAAAGATCCAAATTCAAACCATAAAAcaaaaacaccaaattctttATATGGAACTAAACCACAATTatctttctattttctttagttATTTACTAGAGCAATTATAATGTGGAAGTCGAACTAGGGCAAGTGTTTGAATTTATTATGACATAGCCTTGAGGTGCTCAACAGACCTTTTAacattttaaaaacttttttggtttttggattgatccaaaaacactttttatctACGTTGgggttgattttttattttaataacgGGAAAGTGCCTAAAATACTCCTGAACTATCGGATTTGGTACAAAAATACCCTCTGTCTATCTTTTCGCTCCAAAATGCCTCTGACGATAGCGTATTGGTCCTAAATTGCCCTTATTTATAATGACAATATAATTAAGAATTTCATTTAATATATGCCATGTTCTTACTGGTTAGTTTTATAATTAACCTAAACTAATTAAATCTCAACCCAAAACCCGAATCCACCTAATAACCTGTACTCGCCCCAAATAAAATGCCCCATCAGCCAAGGAGAAACCCCCAATTTAATACTATCATTTATTGTGAAAAATTGTAAATAATGTGTTCTCACTTCTTAGGTAGTTGTTGTTCCTCTTATATTTCTATTTGCAGGcaaatttttttctatatataaaataatcaaagaaaCACTTTAGCATAATTGGCCATGGAAAAGAATTATGCCAACATGTGAAGGggaaattttatatataactaAATAATTAAAGTATTGATCACACACTTAACACTAATCATAAATAACGTTCaatgattttcatttgtaaTAGTTGTTAGCAGTGGTTAGAGGTTGTTCGGTCTCATTGATTGCAAGAGAGAGAgtgattataaaataaaatgtgtCAAGgttatcaagaaaaataatttttaaaaataatcataACTATACTATGGTAGAATTATAATCCACTACGTTATTGAATACGTATGAAACGAGTTATCGAATGATCAAACACTAAAGCAATTATCAAAATTGATAACCTTTGGAAAAAATATGACCTAATTTGACATGGTAATAATCACCAAGCCCTTTTCTACAAGTCAAGTAATTTTATTAACGCGGGCGGGAAAACCCTTTTATACAAGTAGTATACTAAAAATAAGAGAGTTTATATGGAAATATGGTTCTGTACTAAAGACACCTAACTATAATTATAAAACAGGACATCatggaggtcaaaaattaaattaaaacaaggTATTTCTCAATTGTACAGAGTCATTTTCTAATTCCTCAAATACTCTTATTTCTCTCCTTCTACATAATGCACATAATGACTAACGGGAAACATTTCATGCGTTGCATCTTCTCTTTATTCATCTACAGGTCTTGTTGTGCAATACATTCTTTTTCCCTCCCAAAGATGTGGTACATTTCACTTATCACAACATCGTCTATTTACCCTTAATAGGCACATTTTACAATGGATGTAGTTACATTTATCATATGAGAAACATTACAACCTCAAAACGTTAATTAATATCTAACTATTTATATCTCAAGTGAACAATCACGTGCCTCAAGAAACTACCTATGGTCACTAACTTGAGTAGCATGCTTTCACCTGCCAGAATTTCTTACTTCTAACATTCAGGTTTCTCTATTTGCCCAACCCCCCTTTGTCCAACTGCCTCCTCCCCTTATCATTGCTCTATCTCCCGTATGATTCGACCCCCTATCACAATCACTTTCTCACCTGAATCTCCTCCCATGTGTTACCATTTTCATTTTCGCAAGATTGTGTTAAATGTTTTTATACCTTGCGATactattttgttgttttttaaatttatgttcAAAC encodes:
- the LOC132064304 gene encoding uncharacterized protein LOC132064304, with product MFRKFSNEEVSGQNQVKASVQRRIRQSIAEEYPLLEPVLEDLLPKKSPLIVAKCQNHLNLVVVNNVPLFFNIRDGPYMPTLRLLHQYPNIMKKLQVDRGAIKFVLSGANIMCPGLTSPGGALDEEVGAETPVAIMAEGKQHALAIGFTKMSAKDIKAINKGIGVDNMHYLNDGLWKMQRLD